A window of the Sphaerobacter thermophilus DSM 20745 genome harbors these coding sequences:
- a CDS encoding M20 family metallopeptidase produces MTAEISRLMELVDAAADEVVRLTQDLVRIPTVNFGTPESGDEMAAATFLRDKLAEDGIDATIYAASENRGNLVATLGDGNGPRLLFMSHTDVVPVEDPDQWTYPPFSGEIADGRIWGRGASDMKGTVAAQAMALILLKRAGVPLKGTLTFATCADEEAGGAYGFGWMAKHHPDVLRADFAVNEGGGGPVRHDGRLIYPISTGEKGRLEIHIRIRGRGWHASQPWRADNAIYKAEEVIRRIRAWRPEVSTRAEIFQHLDTLAGITEPVTDENIDQVLAELEKRNPNLASMLRAASRMTLVATMIQAGVKSNSVAEACTIICDVRSLPWQDVEYVRSQVAGILEGLDGVSFEVIETAVSNASPYDSPFREAVEAATRDAIGVDDIAFVPGISVGFTDSRFVRPLGNVTYGFVPSAPTDDPSRSGAHNINESIGIDSVIAATKFHVALAYRLLTRTS; encoded by the coding sequence ATGACTGCGGAGATCTCCCGGCTCATGGAGTTGGTCGACGCCGCGGCGGATGAGGTGGTCCGCCTCACTCAGGATCTGGTGCGTATCCCGACCGTCAACTTCGGCACGCCCGAAAGCGGGGACGAGATGGCCGCCGCCACCTTCCTCCGCGACAAACTGGCCGAGGACGGAATCGACGCCACCATCTACGCCGCGTCGGAGAACCGCGGCAATCTCGTCGCCACCCTGGGTGACGGTAACGGCCCACGCCTGCTCTTCATGTCGCACACCGACGTGGTGCCGGTCGAAGATCCGGACCAGTGGACCTACCCGCCATTCAGCGGGGAGATCGCTGACGGGCGCATCTGGGGTCGTGGTGCGTCCGACATGAAGGGCACTGTCGCGGCGCAGGCAATGGCGTTGATCCTCCTCAAGCGGGCCGGTGTTCCCCTCAAGGGGACGCTCACCTTCGCCACCTGCGCTGACGAAGAGGCGGGCGGCGCCTACGGGTTCGGCTGGATGGCCAAGCACCACCCCGACGTGCTCCGCGCCGACTTCGCGGTCAACGAGGGCGGCGGCGGCCCGGTGCGGCACGACGGTCGTCTGATCTACCCGATCTCTACCGGGGAAAAGGGCCGGCTGGAGATCCATATCCGCATCCGTGGCCGGGGCTGGCACGCCTCTCAGCCCTGGCGGGCCGACAACGCCATTTACAAGGCTGAGGAGGTCATCCGCCGCATCCGCGCCTGGCGCCCCGAGGTCTCGACCCGGGCCGAGATCTTCCAGCACCTGGACACCCTTGCGGGCATCACGGAGCCGGTGACCGACGAGAACATCGATCAGGTGCTCGCCGAGTTGGAGAAGCGGAATCCGAACCTGGCCTCAATGCTCCGCGCCGCCTCGCGGATGACGCTGGTCGCCACCATGATTCAGGCCGGGGTGAAGTCGAACAGCGTGGCCGAGGCCTGCACCATCATCTGCGATGTGCGCAGCCTGCCGTGGCAGGACGTCGAGTATGTCCGGAGCCAGGTGGCAGGTATCCTGGAGGGGCTCGACGGGGTCAGCTTCGAGGTGATCGAGACGGCGGTGAGCAACGCATCGCCGTACGACTCCCCCTTTCGGGAGGCCGTGGAGGCCGCCACGCGCGACGCCATCGGCGTCGACGACATTGCCTTTGTGCCCGGCATCTCGGTCGGGTTCACCGACTCGCGCTTCGTGCGACCGCTCGGGAACGTCACGTACGGCTTTGTCCCGTCGGCGCCCACCGACGACCCCTCCCGCTCCGGTGCACACAACATCAACGAGTCGATTGGCATCGACAGCGTCATCGCCGCTACCAAGTTCCATGTGGCGCTCGCCTATCGTCTCCTAACCCGCACGTCGTAG
- a CDS encoding phosphate-starvation-inducible PsiE family protein, whose product MTKSEVRHPEVHTAAVSFTGPAGQRFLRISQYAQGLVYSATAFLFLAAAVVMLGYSVIAFLETVTATTRQEFPVTMVTLINDLLLVLIIMEVLATVLSYLRDQAFTLLPFLFIAAISATRRILAVGAAMSVERLDAEEFRQAVIDLGVNAGIIVALTLALFLLSRTRVRIGHNSETVETTQPTRGE is encoded by the coding sequence ATGACGAAGTCTGAGGTCCGGCATCCGGAGGTGCATACCGCGGCGGTTTCCTTCACCGGACCGGCTGGGCAGCGGTTCCTCCGCATCTCCCAGTACGCGCAGGGGCTGGTCTACAGCGCGACCGCGTTCCTCTTTCTGGCCGCTGCGGTCGTCATGCTCGGCTACAGCGTGATCGCCTTCTTGGAGACGGTCACCGCTACCACCAGGCAGGAGTTTCCGGTGACCATGGTCACGCTGATCAACGACCTCCTCCTGGTACTCATCATCATGGAGGTGTTGGCGACGGTTTTGTCCTACCTGCGCGATCAGGCGTTCACCCTCCTGCCCTTTCTGTTCATCGCGGCAATCAGCGCCACACGCCGCATCCTGGCGGTGGGCGCGGCTATGAGTGTGGAGCGGCTTGATGCCGAGGAGTTCCGGCAGGCGGTGATCGACCTGGGAGTCAACGCTGGCATCATCGTCGCGCTCACTCTGGCGCTGTTCCTCCTCAGCCGGACCCGTGTCCGAATCGGTCACAACAGCGAGACGGTGGAGACGACCCAGCCCACCCGCGGCGAGTAG